In Choloepus didactylus isolate mChoDid1 chromosome X, mChoDid1.pri, whole genome shotgun sequence, a genomic segment contains:
- the LOC119522531 gene encoding LOW QUALITY PROTEIN: protein NOXP20-like (The sequence of the model RefSeq protein was modified relative to this genomic sequence to represent the inferred CDS: inserted 4 bases in 2 codons): MSDDTNDILATGDKAEIAEMPNSDSSPKDAEVHCDSATISSEPTGAGPRGDVYGNVSVQAVETADTGFLQQSTDASAMEPLNREVTEDTLAKCIDSVSLEGEPGSDIPLKEQNNLTVDACLPGGGWAGWGSWGKSLLSSASATVDHGLTAAKEKVGATLCIHSANSGSLEGMENGVHQTTDAATDQSPTEIPPTPPSSMSQGMRSAMTNVVQNPSKSILTGGLDTLEFIGKKTMNVPAESDPGFXVLMERTVSLSQMLXEAKEKEKQRLVQQPAERTVPYGMLFDEHQGLSHLEVLEILPNESKSKVRALLASLDGEKLELLKHDLISIKDIFEAKELENEENQEEQGLEEKEEFACMLTELLFELRVVATPEKLNKATRKAHDWVEEDEATVSGDMAKESEEKTKKEEKEEKPENPEEDKKEERRTKIAAEVHMLSFESLAEETVCCFEQLHKVTELILHGQEEEKPTQDQAEVLIKLTTAMCNEVASLSKKFTNSLTTVGSNKKAEVLNPMINSVLLEGCNSTTYIQDAFQLLLPIPQVSHIQPSGLKAQPLPHQTPSSLGSGRPCSFSV, encoded by the exons ATGTCTGATGATACCAATGACATCTTAGCCACTGGAGACAAGGCAGAAATTGCAGAGATGCCCA acagtgattcTTCACCCAAAGATGCAGAAGTGCACTGTGACTCAGCTACTATTTCAAGTGAGCCAACAGGAGCTGGACCCAGAGGAGATGTGTATGGAAATGTATCTGTTCAGGCTGTGGAGACTGCTGACACTGGGTTCCTCCAGCAGTCCACAGATGCCAGTGCCATGGAGCCCCTCAACAGAGAAGTGACTGAGGACACACTTGCCAAATGCATTGACTCTGTCAGCCTCGAAGGAGAACCTGGATCAGATATACCTCTGAAAGAACAGAATAATCTGACTGTGGATGCCTGTCTGCCTGGAGGGGGCTGGGCAGGCTGGGGCTCCTGGGGCAAATCTCTGCTCTCATCTGCATCTGCCACAGTAGATCATGGACTGACAGCAGCTAAGGAGAAAGTGGGGGCCACCCTGTGTATTCATAGTGCAAATTCTGGATCTCTGGAAGGGATGGAAAATGGAGTCCATCAAACAACAGATGCAGCCACGGATCAGAGCCCTACAGAAATCCCACCTACTCCTCCTTCCTCAATGTCTCAGGGCATGCGGTCAGCCATGACCAATGTGGTTCAAAACCCAAGTAAAAGCATCTTAACTGGTGGTCTTGATACTTTGGAATTCATTGGCAAGAAAACCATGAATGTCCCCGCGGAAAGTGACCCAGGCTT AGTTCTCATGGAGAGAACTGTGTCCTTGTCTCAGATGTT AgaagccaaagagaaagagaagcagagacTGGTGCAACAGCCCGCAGAGAGGACTGTGCCCTATGGGATGCTGTTTGACGAGCATCAAGGCTTGTCACACCTGGAAGTCCTGGAAATTCTGCCCAATGAAAGCAAAAGCAAGGTTCGGGCACTTTTAGCATCACTTGAtggagagaagctggagctctTAAAACATGACCTAATTTCCATTAAAGACATCTTTGAAGCCAAAGAATTAGAGAATGAAGAGAATCAAGAAGAACAAGGcttagaagaaaaggaagaatttgcTTGCATGCTTACAGAGCTTCTCTTTGAATTACGTGTTGTGGCCACACCTGAAAAACTCAATAAGGCAACGAGAAAAGCTCATGACTGGGTGGAAGAAGATGAAGCCACGGTGTCaggagatatggcaaaagagtctGAGGAGAAAactaagaaggaagaaaaagaagagaagcctgaaaaccctgaagaagacaaaaaggaagaaaggagaactaAGATAGCAGCAGAAGTGCACATGTTGTCCTTTGAAAGTCTGGCAGAAGAAACAGTATGCTGTTTTGAACAACTTCATAAAGTAACAGAATTAATTCTTCATGGACAAGAAGAGGAAAAACCAACTCAGGACCAAGCAGAAGTTCTGAT aaaattaactactgCAATGTGCAATGAAGTTGCTTCCTTATCAAAgaagtttacaaattctttaaCCACTGTTGGGAGCAACAAGAAAGCTGAGGTCCTTAACCCCATGATCAATAGCGTTTTGTTAGAGGGCTGCAATAGCACGACATACATACAGGATGCCTTCCAGCTGCTGCTGCCCATTCCACAGGTTTCACATATCCAGCCCAGTGGTTTGAAAGCCCAGCCATTACCTCACCAGACTCCATCTAGTTTAGGAAGTGGCAGACCATGTAGCTTCAGTGTATGA